DNA sequence from the Blastomonas fulva genome:
CGCGACCCGCGACATCATGATGCAGGCGTTTGCGGGGCTGGCGAAGACCGGTGTGCCAGGGCTCGCGGAGTGGTCGCCCTACAGGCTGCCCGACCGCGCAACCTTGGTCGTCGGCGACGGCACCGCGACCGCCCTCAACGACCCGCGCCGCTGGGAACGCGAGCTCTGGGCTAAGGCTCCTTACGTTCAGCCGGGGAGTTGACCGGCGCTTCCCTGGGTTCTGCCACGGGATAGGCGATGATCAGCGCGAGCGGCTTGTCCCCCTTCTGCCAGATCCCCACCACCGCGCCGTCATAGAGATATGCCGTCATGCCGGGCTTGAGAGTGGCACGCTGGCCATCGGAGACAACCTCGCCCTCGCCGTCGAGCACATAATAGACCTCGTCGTGGGCGATTGCGTGCTCGCCGATCGCGGACCCGATATCGAGCGTGCGGCGGCGGAATTCCATCCGGCGCGGTTGCGGTGCGTGGTCGCTGATCCGCCACGCGGTGCTCATCCCGATGGCGCCATGCGGCGGCGGCTCGCGGCGCACGGTGTCGGCCTCGTCGATCACAGCCATAGGAGGGGCTGCGAGCAGGAGCAGCGCGAGAAGGCCGCTCATGGCTGGGGCCGAGCTTGGCGCTGGCGCATTTCGCGGTCGCGGGTGGAAAGCGATTCCTGGCTCGCCCCCTTCTGCCCGGGATAGCGCCCCGATTTCGGGGTCATCGTGTCGAGGTTCCACTCGGCCTCGACGAAGCGAGCTGCGGTGGGGGCAGGCCTGGGGTAGCCGCCGACCTCGCTCTCGTCGTCGATGATGTCGCCGCGCCCTTCGGCAACGAAGAACAGCACGCGGATGTCGTCGGGCGCGCGGTCCCAGGGGCGGGCGCCTGCGGTCTGCAGCAACGATGTCTCGACCTCGCCCGAAGGCAGGATGCGGTATTGCGATACGTCGGCGAGCGGCGCCCTGGCGGTGATCAGTTTCGCGCGAGTCTCGCCATAGCGGCCGAACTGGGGGAGGGGATTGCCATGCCGGTCGACCGCGCGATTGTCCTTGCCGAAATAGGCAAGGTCGCCATCGCCGCCCAGCATCAGGAAGGGCAGTCCTTCGTTCGTGTCGTTGCCGCCGCGCATGACATTGCCGACCGCGGTGATCTCGCCGGTGACATAGTCCTGCCCCAGCCATTCGAGATTCATCAGGTTGTAGTGCACCGCGCGGTGGCCGGGATTGTAGATCAGGTTGTTGATCATCGCGACCTGCGCCCCGCCCTTGACCAAAGGCGCACGCTCGACATTGTGCGCCCAGACATTGCGGTAGAAGGTGATGTGGGTGGCGTTGTCGTGGATCAGCGATCCCTTGGAGTGCTCGCCCTTGGGGTGGCTCGAATTGGCAAGCCCTTCGGCGGCAAGGTTGTCGCGGAAGACGATGTGGTGGCTGGTCCCGGCGCGCCACTCGGCAAGCGTCTTGCCGGTAAAGCGCGGGCCGGATGCGGACATGTTCTCGTCCACCCCCCACAGAAAGCTGCAATGCTCGACCACGATGTTGCGCGCCGCGACGGTGGAAAACGAATCCGCCTCCCAGCCCGACATGCGCGCCTGGCCATCCGCGCCGGTCATGACGCGCAGGTGCGAGACCACGACATCGTGCGTCTTCACATCGATCCCGCCCTTGATCAGCGTGATCCCCGGCGACGGCGCGGTCTGCCCGGCGATGCTGACAAACGGCTCGGTGATGTCGAGCGAACTGCGCCCCAGATCGATCACCCCGCCAACCTCGAACACGATGATGCGCGGGCCCTTGGCGGCAAGCGCTTCGGCGAACGATCCCGGACCCGATTTGGCCAGCGTCGTCACCTTGATGATTCGCCCGCCCGCGCCGCCCCGGGTGGGGTCGGCCGGATGCGGCTCGGCCAGCGCCGGTGTGAGGGTGGCAAGCGCGAATGCGCCGATGCACAGGGTTTTTCCCAGTCTTGCAAGCATGTCTCTCTCCCGTTGCCATGGTTATTGACAGACGCCCGACTTGAGGGCAATACATAATGACACCGGTTACCGTGTTAGCATTTGTTGCTGAGACGCACGCCGGAAAGACAGTAAAAGACAGTGTGTGCTCGCCAGCCGATCTGGACGAGCACGGGAGCCAGGGTGTCGAAGAGGGTCAGAGCGTGTCCGCGTCTTCTCCTTTGACACCGGTAGCAATAGGCCCGAAAAGGGCAATTGGGAGGGGATTGAACATGGGCAGTCGGATTTCGCAGCGGGCATCGCGCGTTTCTATCATCAAGCTGGCACTGCTTGCAGGCTGCGCATTCGGTGCGGCAGGCACGGCGCAGGCGCAGGACGCCACCGCGCAGGACCAGGCCGCCGAGAATGACGCCGTTGCCGCCGACGAAATCGTCGTCACCGGTTTCCGCCAGTCGCTCGAGGCCGCGATCAACCTCAAGCGCAATTCGGTGGGCGCGATCGATGCGATCGTCGCCGAGGATATCGCCAAATTCCCCGACCAGAACCTCGCCGAATCGCTGCAGCGCATCCCCGGCATCTCGATCACCCGCGATGCCGGCGAAGGCCGTGCGATCACCGTGCGCGGTCTGGGCAGCCAGTTCACCCGCGTCCGCGTCAACGGGCTCGAAACCGTCGCCACCTCCACCGACGGCGC
Encoded proteins:
- a CDS encoding cupin domain-containing protein, which gives rise to MSGLLALLLLAAPPMAVIDEADTVRREPPPHGAIGMSTAWRISDHAPQPRRMEFRRRTLDIGSAIGEHAIAHDEVYYVLDGEGEVVSDGQRATLKPGMTAYLYDGAVVGIWQKGDKPLALIIAYPVAEPREAPVNSPAERKEP
- a CDS encoding pectate lyase family protein, whose protein sequence is MLARLGKTLCIGAFALATLTPALAEPHPADPTRGGAGGRIIKVTTLAKSGPGSFAEALAAKGPRIIVFEVGGVIDLGRSSLDITEPFVSIAGQTAPSPGITLIKGGIDVKTHDVVVSHLRVMTGADGQARMSGWEADSFSTVAARNIVVEHCSFLWGVDENMSASGPRFTGKTLAEWRAGTSHHIVFRDNLAAEGLANSSHPKGEHSKGSLIHDNATHITFYRNVWAHNVERAPLVKGGAQVAMINNLIYNPGHRAVHYNLMNLEWLGQDYVTGEITAVGNVMRGGNDTNEGLPFLMLGGDGDLAYFGKDNRAVDRHGNPLPQFGRYGETRAKLITARAPLADVSQYRILPSGEVETSLLQTAGARPWDRAPDDIRVLFFVAEGRGDIIDDESEVGGYPRPAPTAARFVEAEWNLDTMTPKSGRYPGQKGASQESLSTRDREMRQRQARPQP